In one Nicotiana sylvestris chromosome 8, ASM39365v2, whole genome shotgun sequence genomic region, the following are encoded:
- the LOC104227933 gene encoding uncharacterized protein: protein MHMFIFRCIFSEALLAHYLPREVREVRLDQFLSLKQGDMSVRDYIHKFNSLARYAPDIVRTVRARVHHYVDGLGDHMIRDCRVASLSDDVDISRIQAFAQTTKDLFHRIHDTRRDREQRHFISRFPGLGRGALAQPSGSTIASSPLVRAPRPGPQSTQGRGRGRGGGDTSGSSSGQNRFYALTGRQDSEAFPDIVTGILTIHSHAIYALIDPGFTFSYITPFIAGKLDMGSKLLPQLVEVSTLVGDSIVANHVYRGCTVLFNDRPTSVDLVELVMLDFDVIMGMNWLASCYANIDCRAKLVRFHFPGELVLEWKGNAATPKGKFISYIRAWKFIAKGCIYHLVHVRDIDKEPATLQSVPIVNEFPTVFPDELPGIPPKGKSISL, encoded by the exons atgcacatgtttattttccgttgtatattttCTGAGGCTCTTTTAGCCCATTATTTGCCACGGGAGGTTCGGGAGGTCCGTCTTGACCAGTTTCTTAGCCTGAAGCAGGGGGATATGAGTGTGAGGGATTATATCCATAAGTTTAATTCTTTGGCGAGGTATGCACCAGATATTGTACGTACCGTGAGGGCTAGAGTTCATCATTATGTGGATGGTTTGGGGGATCATATGATTAGAGACTGTAGGGTAGCATCCCTATCGGATGATGTAGATATTTCCCGCATACAGGCTTTCGCTCAGACTACAAAGGACCTTTTCCATCGGATTCATGATACTCGCAGGGATAGGGAGCAGA GACATTTTATTAGCCGGTTCCCGGGGTTAGGCAGAGGTGCACTAGCTCAGCCTTCAGGATCCACAATAGCCTCTTCGCCCTTAGTCCGTGCTCCCCGACCAGGTCCACAGTCTACTCAGGGACGTGGTAGGGGGAGAGGTGGAGGAGACACCTCAGGTTCTAGTAGTGGACAAAACCGCTTTTATGCACTCACAGGCCGACAGGATTCAGAGGCATTCCCAGATATTGTCACAGGTATATTGACAATACATTCTCATGCCATTTATGCATTGATAGATCCCGGCTTTACATTTTCATATATTACTCCATTTATTGCTGGTAAGCTTGACATGGGATCTAAGTTATTGCCACAGCTAGTTGAGGTGTCTACGCTAGTTGGCGACTCTATTGTTGCTAATCATGTCTATCGAGGTTGTACAGTGTTATTTAATGACCGTCCAACTTCTGTTGATTTAGTGGAATTGGTTATGCTAGACTTCGATGTCATTATGGGTATGAATTGGTTGGCATCTTGTTATGCTAATATTGATTGTCGTGCAAAGTTGGTCCGATTTCATTTTCCGGGTGAGCTTGTCCTTGAATGGAAAGGTAATGCAGCCACGCCCAAAGGTAAGTTTATTTCATACATTAGGGCTTGGAAGTTTATTGCTAAAGGCTGTATATACCATCTGGTTCATGTCAGGgatatagataaggagccagcgaCTCTTCAATCGGTTcctattgtgaatgaattcccgACGGTATTCCCTGACGAGCTTCCAGGAATTCCCCCGAAAGGGAAATCAATTTCGCTATAG